The following proteins come from a genomic window of Thermoproteus sp.:
- the kae1 gene encoding KEOPS complex N(6)-L-threonylcarbamoyladenine synthase Kae1 produces MLVLGVESTAHTIGIGVVEDGRILANVNDTYVPPTGFGIHPREAAEHHAKVAVQLLKKALEVSGRKVKDIDAVAYSAGPGLGPALRIGAVLARALAVKYGKPLVPVHHGVAHVEVARALTGSCDPLVLLISGGHTMIIGFADGRYRVFGETLDLAVGNAIDKFAREVGLGYPGVPAVEKCAEGAKGVLPLPMNIIGQDLAFSGLVTRAVELYKRGEADLPTLCKSLVETAYYMLAEVLERALAYTGKQEVVVAGGVARSARLRQILEAIAADRGVALKVVPFEYAGDNGAMIALTGYYAYRRGLRVAVEESFVRQKWRLDQVDVPWFYDLCPNTSSDRRPS; encoded by the coding sequence GTGCTGGTTTTAGGAGTCGAGAGCACCGCGCATACCATCGGGATTGGAGTTGTAGAGGACGGCAGGATCCTTGCAAACGTTAACGACACCTACGTGCCGCCTACAGGCTTTGGGATCCATCCCCGCGAGGCCGCCGAACATCACGCGAAGGTCGCGGTGCAGTTGCTCAAAAAGGCGCTGGAGGTATCGGGGAGGAAAGTTAAGGATATCGACGCCGTGGCCTACTCGGCGGGACCTGGGCTGGGGCCCGCCTTGAGGATAGGGGCGGTTTTAGCTAGGGCCCTTGCGGTTAAATACGGAAAGCCCCTCGTGCCGGTCCACCACGGCGTGGCCCATGTGGAGGTAGCTAGGGCCCTCACAGGCAGTTGCGACCCGTTGGTCCTATTGATTTCGGGAGGCCACACTATGATAATAGGCTTCGCCGACGGGAGGTATAGAGTATTCGGCGAGACCCTCGACCTGGCCGTGGGGAACGCCATAGATAAATTCGCTAGGGAGGTCGGGCTCGGCTATCCCGGCGTGCCCGCCGTGGAGAAGTGCGCGGAGGGGGCCAAAGGCGTCCTGCCCCTCCCGATGAACATAATAGGTCAAGACCTGGCCTTTTCCGGCCTTGTGACTAGGGCCGTAGAGCTGTACAAGAGGGGGGAGGCAGATCTGCCCACTTTATGTAAGTCACTTGTGGAGACCGCCTACTACATGCTCGCAGAGGTTTTAGAGAGAGCTCTCGCCTACACCGGCAAGCAGGAGGTAGTAGTGGCCGGGGGCGTCGCCAGAAGCGCGCGGCTGAGGCAGATACTAGAGGCCATAGCAGCCGATAGAGGGGTAGCCCTCAAGGTCGTCCCCTTCGAATATGCTGGAGACAACGGCGCCATGATAGCCCTGACGGGCTACTACGCATATAGGAGGGGCTTGCGCGTCGCGGTGGAGGAGAGCTTTGTGAGGCAAAAATGGAGGTTGGACCAAGTGGACGTGCCTTGGTTTTACGACTTGTGTCCTAATACCTCATCCGACCGAAGACCTTCTTGA
- the ppsA gene encoding phosphoenolpyruvate synthase → MGLVVWLHEVSRRDHNLVGGKGANLGEIAKLARVPPGFVVTTEAFRRFIESTGIKSKILELLSAVKGGSPEDYENASARIRGLIETAEMPRDIAEEIAKAYLKLSEITKVKDVAVAVRSSATAEDITEASFAGQQDTYLNVRGIENVLYYVKKVWASLYTARAIYYREQMGIRHEDASIAVVVQKLVNARSAGVIFTLDPTNGDTSRIVIEAGWGLGEGVVRGIVTPDEFVVDKSNLKIVERRISKKRVAVVKDEAGLTKEVELPEDKAAAPALSDEEVLEYAKMALELERHYGHPLDIEFSVDADMPFPENLFVVQVRPETVWSRKKAEAAAVKEVKGGAVVVKGIAASPGVAVGRAKICLTLEDAKKKLQKGDILVTKMTDPDWVPYMRLASAIVTDEGGRTSHAAIVSRELGIPAVVGTGNATQVLKDGEVYTVDGSKGVVILGAVEAESKAEVAAKQAAVASPEIILHIYRSIPSGTKVYMNLGEPEKIDEYKDLPFDGIGLMRIEFVISSWVGEHPLYLLSIGQEGKFVDKMAEGIAKVASAIYPRPVVVRFSDFKSNEYRSLQGGEKFEPEERNPMLGWRGVSRYISPQYEKAFRLELKAVKKVREELGLTNVWVMAPFVRTVWEAEKFAKLLEEEGLYRDRDFKVWAMAEVPSIVFMAEEFAPYFDGFSVGSNDLTQLTLGVDRDNDFLVRINPKYFDEREAPVLKAIYELIQRAHRHGLTVSICGQGPSVYPQMVEFLVRAGIDSISVNPDAVLNTRVLVASIEMKVIREKLDAIYKALYKTDESDEFREIIKKVFGRMRY, encoded by the coding sequence ATGGGGCTCGTCGTGTGGCTCCACGAGGTGTCGCGCAGAGATCACAACCTCGTGGGCGGGAAGGGGGCGAACCTCGGCGAGATAGCCAAACTCGCGAGGGTCCCGCCCGGCTTCGTAGTGACCACTGAGGCCTTCCGCCGTTTTATAGAGTCTACTGGAATTAAGTCGAAAATTTTAGAGCTACTTAGCGCCGTAAAGGGCGGATCCCCCGAGGACTACGAGAACGCTTCGGCCCGTATAAGGGGCCTCATAGAGACCGCCGAGATGCCAAGAGATATTGCAGAGGAGATAGCCAAGGCCTACCTCAAACTCTCAGAAATCACGAAAGTCAAAGACGTCGCGGTCGCAGTCCGTTCTTCTGCAACTGCCGAAGATATTACCGAGGCCTCCTTCGCCGGCCAACAAGACACGTACCTAAATGTGAGGGGCATCGAAAACGTATTGTATTACGTAAAGAAGGTGTGGGCCTCGTTGTACACGGCCAGAGCCATATACTATAGGGAGCAGATGGGGATACGCCACGAGGACGCTTCGATAGCCGTAGTGGTGCAGAAGCTCGTCAACGCCAGATCGGCCGGAGTTATATTCACATTGGACCCCACCAACGGCGACACCTCTAGGATCGTCATAGAGGCCGGGTGGGGCCTCGGCGAGGGCGTAGTGAGGGGCATCGTGACGCCCGACGAATTCGTAGTGGATAAATCTAATCTGAAAATCGTCGAGAGGCGTATATCCAAGAAGAGGGTGGCTGTGGTTAAAGACGAAGCAGGTCTCACCAAGGAGGTAGAGTTGCCCGAGGATAAAGCCGCCGCGCCGGCCTTAAGCGACGAGGAAGTTCTAGAATACGCCAAGATGGCCTTGGAGCTAGAACGCCATTACGGCCACCCGCTCGACATAGAGTTCTCTGTAGATGCCGACATGCCCTTCCCCGAGAACCTCTTCGTGGTTCAGGTGAGGCCCGAGACCGTCTGGAGTAGGAAAAAGGCCGAGGCGGCCGCCGTCAAGGAGGTTAAAGGCGGGGCTGTCGTCGTTAAGGGCATCGCCGCGAGTCCCGGCGTGGCGGTAGGTAGGGCCAAGATATGTCTGACTCTGGAGGACGCCAAGAAGAAATTGCAGAAGGGCGACATCTTGGTGACAAAGATGACAGACCCCGATTGGGTGCCCTATATGCGCCTTGCGTCTGCCATAGTGACCGACGAGGGCGGCAGAACGAGCCACGCGGCGATAGTCAGCCGCGAGTTGGGCATACCCGCTGTGGTGGGCACCGGCAACGCCACTCAAGTCCTCAAGGACGGCGAGGTCTACACGGTAGACGGGAGCAAGGGCGTAGTCATCCTCGGCGCGGTCGAGGCCGAGAGTAAAGCTGAGGTCGCCGCCAAACAAGCGGCGGTTGCTAGCCCCGAGATAATCCTACATATCTACAGGTCCATCCCGTCGGGGACTAAGGTGTATATGAATTTAGGCGAGCCCGAGAAGATAGACGAATATAAAGACCTGCCGTTCGACGGGATAGGCCTCATGAGGATTGAGTTCGTGATATCCAGCTGGGTGGGCGAACACCCATTGTACCTCCTCTCTATAGGGCAGGAGGGCAAATTCGTGGACAAGATGGCCGAAGGCATAGCCAAAGTGGCCTCCGCGATATACCCCAGGCCGGTGGTGGTCAGATTCTCGGACTTCAAGAGCAACGAATATCGTAGCCTACAAGGCGGCGAGAAGTTCGAGCCGGAGGAGAGAAACCCCATGTTGGGATGGCGCGGCGTGTCGAGATATATATCGCCTCAATACGAGAAGGCGTTTAGGTTGGAGCTTAAAGCCGTCAAGAAGGTCAGAGAGGAGCTCGGGCTCACCAACGTCTGGGTCATGGCGCCCTTCGTGAGGACCGTCTGGGAGGCCGAGAAGTTCGCCAAACTGCTCGAAGAGGAGGGGCTCTATAGGGATAGGGACTTCAAGGTCTGGGCCATGGCGGAGGTGCCCTCTATAGTCTTTATGGCAGAGGAGTTCGCGCCGTATTTCGACGGCTTCTCCGTGGGCTCCAACGACTTGACGCAGTTGACTCTAGGCGTGGATCGCGACAACGACTTTCTCGTTAGGATAAACCCGAAGTACTTCGACGAGAGGGAGGCGCCTGTGCTTAAGGCCATATACGAGCTGATACAACGGGCCCATAGGCACGGGCTAACCGTCTCCATATGCGGACAAGGGCCTTCGGTCTATCCGCAAATGGTCGAGTTCTTGGTCAGAGCCGGCATAGACAGCATATCGGTCAACCCAGACGCCGTGCTCAACACGAGAGTGTTAGTGGCGTCAATAGAGATGAAGGTAATTAGGGAGAAGCTCGACGCGATATATAAGGCCCTCTACAAGACCGACGAGAGCGACGAATTTAGGGAGATAATCAAGAAGGTCTTCGGTCGGATGAGGTATTAG
- a CDS encoding TIGR04013 family B12-binding domain/radical SAM domain-containing protein, whose translation MLIVRELPGARNGLAYALSPVEDLVKTVVAKSYEELLEAARRAERPLVLYGLSTPAFVEYWREVADVAARYPVVVGGPQAIGDPLVLLRLGVKYVVIGDGEAALPAIIERELNGASAAPPNTLFLEGERVKAGPRVYVDLDRYRTYSKALDAYPPIEIMRGCPYRCSFCLTWRLSPVRYRSVDSVAEMVRAYVKRGLADIRFVAPVGFLYGSKDGRTVDVAVLVQLLEAVRREGGRPFLGTFPSETRPETVTDEVLRSIKGLVANRKISFGLQTGSKRLLELSKRGHDVETAIQAAETARRHGFMAIVDIITGLPGEEEEDVDATVAAMERLVKLGAKIRLHYFIPLPGTPLWGLEPAPFSDKYRKFVARYRPYVEGYWEEQIELSAKIRSAYREVLRYLSLTSPNSSAIFKYQ comes from the coding sequence GTGTTGATCGTCAGGGAGCTTCCGGGGGCTAGAAACGGGCTCGCATACGCCCTAAGCCCGGTAGAAGACCTAGTCAAAACTGTCGTGGCGAAGTCCTATGAGGAGTTGCTAGAGGCCGCCAGGAGGGCAGAAAGGCCATTGGTGCTCTACGGCCTCTCCACGCCCGCCTTCGTCGAGTATTGGCGCGAAGTCGCCGACGTGGCGGCCAGATATCCGGTAGTCGTAGGGGGTCCCCAAGCCATAGGCGACCCCCTCGTCCTTTTGAGACTTGGCGTTAAGTACGTCGTTATAGGGGACGGCGAGGCGGCCCTCCCAGCCATAATAGAGCGGGAACTGAACGGCGCAAGCGCGGCGCCTCCCAACACTTTATTCCTTGAGGGCGAGAGGGTCAAGGCGGGGCCCCGCGTATATGTAGACCTAGATCGGTACAGGACTTACAGCAAGGCCCTTGACGCATATCCGCCTATAGAGATAATGAGGGGCTGTCCCTACCGTTGTTCCTTCTGTCTAACATGGCGCTTGAGCCCTGTCAGATATAGGTCTGTCGACTCCGTCGCCGAAATGGTTAGGGCCTACGTCAAGAGGGGCCTCGCCGATATAAGGTTCGTGGCCCCCGTCGGCTTTCTGTACGGCTCGAAGGACGGCAGGACTGTCGACGTGGCGGTGCTCGTCCAGCTCCTCGAGGCGGTGAGGAGAGAAGGTGGGAGGCCCTTCCTGGGCACGTTCCCCAGCGAGACCAGACCCGAGACGGTGACCGACGAGGTGCTCAGATCCATAAAGGGCCTCGTCGCCAATAGGAAGATATCGTTTGGCCTACAGACTGGCTCCAAAAGGCTTTTGGAGCTCTCCAAGAGGGGCCACGACGTGGAGACAGCTATACAGGCGGCCGAGACTGCGAGACGTCACGGCTTCATGGCGATAGTCGATATAATAACAGGCCTCCCCGGCGAAGAGGAAGAGGACGTAGACGCCACTGTGGCGGCCATGGAGAGGCTCGTTAAGCTCGGCGCAAAAATAAGGTTGCACTACTTCATACCGCTTCCCGGCACGCCGTTGTGGGGCCTAGAGCCTGCGCCCTTCAGCGACAAGTATAGGAAGTTCGTCGCCAGATATAGGCCCTACGTGGAGGGCTATTGGGAGGAGCAGATAGAGCTATCGGCCAAAATAAGAAGCGCCTATAGGGAAGTCCTCCGTTATTTAAGCCTCACGAGCCCCAACTCCTCGGCTATCTTCAAGTACCAATGA
- a CDS encoding NAD-dependent epimerase/dehydratase family protein, with amino-acid sequence MEFLLFGGVGFIGVNLARRLAERGHSVVLAKRRGVPPRPLIAKALSGLRIVEYSDPAEPLRSVRPDVVVNLVAALYGSREEVERANVGFPKALCAAAREAGWRGRLIHISGATVVGPGLVKEEGKHLEGIRPATFFDKTKAEGERIVAGCFDDWIIIRPTVVYGLHNDHPEWALLTKLAKMGVAPALRLGFSAISVSDLSEVIERSSGLKSSRHYFFATECALLDFAEVLDALEEAAGRRLLRVPTPAFAARIFAPPAIRGLFRYAGVQFSCEKMKSLLGYEATYRRDDMVAMFRELWS; translated from the coding sequence GTGGAGTTCCTCCTGTTCGGAGGCGTGGGATTTATAGGGGTCAATCTGGCCCGTCGGCTGGCCGAGAGGGGCCATTCTGTCGTTTTGGCCAAAAGGCGCGGCGTGCCTCCCCGCCCCCTAATAGCTAAAGCCCTCTCGGGCCTTCGCATCGTCGAGTACTCCGACCCGGCCGAGCCGTTGAGGTCTGTGAGGCCCGACGTGGTGGTGAACCTAGTGGCCGCGTTGTACGGATCCCGCGAGGAGGTGGAGAGGGCCAATGTGGGCTTCCCTAAGGCGCTTTGCGCCGCCGCGCGCGAGGCGGGGTGGAGGGGGAGGTTGATACATATATCGGGCGCCACTGTGGTCGGGCCGGGGCTCGTGAAGGAGGAGGGCAAGCACCTAGAGGGCATAAGGCCAGCCACGTTCTTCGACAAGACTAAAGCCGAGGGCGAGCGGATAGTGGCTGGGTGTTTCGACGATTGGATAATAATAAGGCCCACTGTCGTATATGGCCTCCATAACGACCATCCGGAATGGGCCCTATTGACCAAACTGGCCAAGATGGGCGTGGCTCCGGCCCTCCGCCTGGGCTTCTCCGCAATTTCGGTCTCGGACCTATCCGAGGTGATCGAGAGGTCGTCGGGGCTCAAATCGTCACGCCATTATTTCTTCGCGACTGAGTGCGCCTTGTTGGATTTCGCCGAGGTCTTAGACGCGCTGGAGGAGGCCGCGGGAAGGAGGCTCCTGCGTGTGCCGACTCCTGCCTTCGCCGCGAGGATCTTTGCTCCGCCCGCAATAAGGGGGCTGTTCAGATATGCCGGAGTCCAGTTTTCTTGTGAGAAGATGAAAAGCTTGTTGGGCTACGAGGCGACCTACAGGCGGGATGACATGGTGGCCATGTTCAGAGAGCTATGGAGCTGA
- a CDS encoding ATP-binding cassette domain-containing protein yields MLRGVDLWKGFNGIMALRGVYISLYTGINCIKGPNGAGKTTLLKVLALLERPDRGSVVAFGEPIDASNWDRAGRLRGLVTYVPQTPEVFAVPVKSLLALCGRKKEALKWVEYFGLAGVLDKNAASLSPGMRRRLQLALAFTCVKRALLLDEPEAYLDGEGRDLLASALREAEGLVVGYVSHEGPLVPCNRTYIMENGIIINGE; encoded by the coding sequence GTGTTGCGTGGCGTCGATTTGTGGAAGGGCTTTAACGGCATTATGGCGCTGAGAGGCGTATATATATCGCTATATACTGGCATAAATTGCATCAAAGGCCCCAATGGGGCCGGCAAGACCACACTCCTAAAGGTCTTGGCTCTGCTCGAACGGCCCGATAGAGGCTCGGTCGTGGCGTTCGGCGAGCCTATAGACGCGTCCAATTGGGACAGGGCGGGGAGGCTTAGGGGGCTGGTGACGTACGTCCCGCAGACGCCTGAGGTCTTCGCCGTGCCTGTAAAGTCCTTGTTGGCTCTATGCGGCAGGAAGAAAGAGGCCTTGAAGTGGGTCGAATATTTTGGCCTCGCTGGTGTTTTGGACAAAAACGCGGCCTCTCTGTCGCCAGGCATGAGGAGGAGGCTACAGTTGGCTCTCGCGTTTACGTGCGTCAAAAGGGCGTTGTTGTTGGACGAGCCGGAGGCCTACCTCGACGGAGAGGGCCGCGACCTCTTGGCGTCGGCGTTAAGGGAGGCCGAAGGGCTTGTGGTCGGCTATGTTAGCCACGAGGGGCCTCTGGTCCCGTGCAACCGCACCTACATCATGGAGAACGGCATAATAATAAACGGAGAATAG
- a CDS encoding substrate-binding domain-containing protein — protein MNRALPAVLAAVLIIIAVVLLSSVRKPAAAPNRTLVLCIAGAYAAEGNALASAYADSTGARVVVKPGGSFALAGQIALGSPCDVFMPVAFRQAVVATGPYNSGWAVAFVADSNVIVYSNASLANFNASGLLEVYRRAVETNSSSAWYKFFYDLTSGRYPLGVANPATDPEGLYAMLILEAAGRLYADNESFFVERIAANKANVTRSSTFYYVVPLKEGQIAFVFSYRSYAEANDLQYLELPPWLNFGDVNYTKWYSQFSWTIPINGVPTAVEGAPVYLYITIPKNAKNYDAALDFLLFVLRNRGDLAKYGLSPLQKPLVFGNTSALPQQLKELLGNGTLQYGGPLS, from the coding sequence ATGAACAGAGCCCTCCCGGCGGTCCTCGCGGCGGTTCTGATAATCATAGCCGTAGTTCTGTTATCCTCTGTCCGAAAGCCCGCGGCGGCTCCCAATAGGACTCTTGTCTTGTGTATCGCCGGGGCCTATGCGGCTGAGGGCAACGCGTTGGCTTCCGCATATGCCGACTCGACGGGTGCCCGCGTGGTCGTCAAGCCGGGTGGGTCGTTCGCACTGGCGGGCCAAATAGCACTGGGGTCTCCGTGCGATGTGTTTATGCCCGTCGCGTTTAGACAAGCCGTAGTCGCGACTGGGCCCTACAATTCCGGCTGGGCCGTGGCGTTTGTGGCCGACAGCAATGTAATTGTCTACTCCAACGCCTCTCTGGCCAATTTCAACGCGTCCGGCCTTCTGGAGGTCTACAGGAGGGCCGTGGAGACTAATAGTAGCTCCGCCTGGTATAAATTCTTCTACGACCTCACGTCGGGGAGATATCCGCTGGGAGTCGCAAACCCGGCCACAGACCCCGAGGGGCTGTACGCCATGTTGATATTAGAGGCCGCGGGGCGCCTCTACGCCGACAACGAGAGCTTCTTCGTGGAGAGGATAGCCGCCAATAAGGCCAACGTGACTAGAAGCAGCACGTTCTACTACGTGGTTCCGCTCAAGGAGGGCCAAATCGCCTTTGTATTCTCCTATAGGTCCTACGCCGAGGCCAACGACCTCCAGTATTTAGAGCTACCGCCCTGGCTCAATTTCGGCGATGTGAATTACACTAAATGGTACTCGCAGTTCTCCTGGACCATACCTATAAACGGCGTCCCCACGGCCGTCGAGGGGGCCCCCGTCTATCTCTACATAACCATACCTAAAAACGCCAAGAACTACGACGCGGCCTTGGACTTCCTGCTCTTTGTCTTGAGGAATAGGGGCGATTTAGCGAAATATGGCCTCTCTCCGCTCCAAAAGCCCCTAGTGTTCGGCAATACAAGCGCGTTGCCGCAACAGCTCAAAGAGCTTTTGGGAAATGGGACGCTACAGTACGGCGGACCTTTAAGTTAA
- the tsaA gene encoding tRNA (N6-threonylcarbamoyladenosine(37)-N6)-methyltransferase TrmO codes for MFEPIGYVSHGLPDEEVKKRRVEGKIILKEEYAAGLKGLEEFSHIIVVSYLHKRRGAPLVVRPKRVEARGIPAPEVGVFATDSPDRPNPIGVSIVRLLRVEGNVLHVAELDLFDGTPVLDIKGFSPTRCPQNAKAPSWALADHV; via the coding sequence ATGTTCGAGCCCATAGGCTATGTCTCCCACGGCCTCCCCGACGAGGAGGTCAAAAAGAGGCGCGTAGAGGGCAAGATCATATTGAAGGAGGAGTACGCCGCCGGCCTCAAGGGGCTCGAGGAGTTCAGCCACATAATCGTAGTGTCCTATCTCCACAAGAGGAGAGGCGCCCCATTGGTGGTAAGGCCTAAGAGGGTCGAGGCCAGGGGGATCCCGGCGCCTGAGGTGGGCGTGTTCGCGACCGACAGCCCGGACAGGCCCAACCCCATCGGCGTGTCTATAGTCAGACTGTTGAGGGTGGAGGGGAATGTGTTGCATGTAGCCGAGCTGGACCTCTTCGACGGGACGCCTGTTTTGGACATAAAGGGCTTCTCGCCCACGCGCTGTCCTCAAAACGCAAAGGCGCCGAGTTGGGCTCTGGCGGACCATGTATAG
- a CDS encoding ABC transporter permease subunit, with protein MYRSLVAYSAAALALLLFPFAVLLYYGYGPFFNAEAAFGAGLLRSIGLTLVASSLAVLADIALFTPLAYLAARRRHALINALTDVPASVPHPLVGIALVLLTSPQTAIGRALSSLGIGLFDTYLGLVSALVVVSAPVYIRSAQSYFEALPKEPELMAASMGAGELKIFWYVFRGSAKGVISSGLTAMSRAISEFGSVVIIAYYVSGPPFGLASPASVYIWNMFETYYLSAIPATATLFMFSLAVLAIAHALRR; from the coding sequence ATGTATAGATCGCTCGTGGCCTATTCGGCGGCCGCCCTCGCCCTGCTTTTATTCCCATTTGCGGTCCTCCTCTACTACGGCTACGGCCCCTTCTTCAACGCAGAGGCCGCATTTGGCGCGGGGCTGTTGAGGTCCATAGGCCTCACCCTCGTCGCGTCCTCTCTGGCGGTGCTGGCCGATATAGCGCTCTTCACGCCTCTGGCCTATCTGGCCGCCAGGAGGAGACACGCGCTGATAAACGCACTCACCGACGTGCCGGCGTCGGTGCCCCACCCTCTTGTGGGGATAGCGCTTGTCCTTTTAACAAGCCCCCAGACCGCCATAGGCAGGGCCTTAAGCTCGTTGGGAATCGGCTTGTTCGACACCTATCTGGGCCTCGTCTCCGCGCTTGTAGTGGTGTCCGCGCCCGTATATATAAGGTCGGCCCAAAGCTACTTCGAGGCGCTCCCAAAAGAGCCGGAACTCATGGCGGCGAGCATGGGCGCAGGCGAGCTCAAAATCTTCTGGTACGTCTTCCGCGGGTCGGCCAAAGGCGTAATCTCGTCGGGGCTTACGGCCATGTCTAGAGCCATAAGCGAGTTCGGGTCCGTCGTGATAATCGCGTACTACGTCTCGGGGCCGCCGTTCGGGCTGGCGAGCCCCGCCTCGGTCTATATATGGAATATGTTCGAGACCTACTACCTATCTGCGATACCCGCAACGGCGACCCTCTTTATGTTCTCGCTGGCCGTGCTCGCAATAGCCCACGCGTTGAGGCGTTAA
- a CDS encoding ArsR family transcriptional regulator has product MSLEERLLEIIRERGEVSTTELVQLTGLPRHRVLRALNKLYFKGLVEPVKRSRKYLWRISTGVMAIYPVHTPLSPILYLEGIVEPIYRRVENRVDAFLFVHVKRDVYWLCDCGVGYYIISDDKIEGCNCRLRHAFGERKLAMIYLTGDYRFRYWRSYRYGEDDVELVVLMPEEEISQELLEKYRRYEVAAT; this is encoded by the coding sequence GTGAGCCTGGAGGAGAGGTTGTTGGAGATAATTAGGGAGAGGGGTGAGGTCTCGACGACTGAGTTAGTTCAGCTTACAGGTCTCCCGCGACATAGAGTTCTCAGGGCCCTCAACAAGCTGTACTTCAAGGGGCTTGTGGAGCCCGTGAAGAGGAGTAGGAAGTACTTATGGCGGATTTCCACGGGCGTGATGGCGATATATCCCGTACATACCCCGCTGTCGCCGATCTTATATCTGGAGGGGATAGTCGAGCCGATATATAGGAGGGTCGAGAATAGAGTGGATGCCTTCCTCTTCGTCCACGTCAAGAGGGACGTCTACTGGCTTTGCGACTGCGGCGTTGGGTACTACATAATCAGCGACGACAAAATAGAGGGCTGTAACTGCCGGTTGCGGCACGCATTTGGCGAGAGGAAGCTCGCCATGATCTACCTCACAGGCGACTATAGGTTTAGGTACTGGCGTAGTTATAGGTACGGCGAGGACGACGTCGAGCTGGTGGTGTTGATGCCTGAGGAGGAGATCTCTCAAGAGCTCTTAGAGAAGTATAGGAGGTACGAAGTCGCCGCTACTTAA
- a CDS encoding PaREP1 family protein, with the protein MEIPKFLEEVLVKKAGDRDPLAYLLELLEKELDPNDRYEVYVKSSEWFWEEGLELMKRGDLRQAGEKIWNSVVQAVKAVAERRGWRHDSHRLVWAAVRRISQERGDPAYVERFAAVEQLHVNFYEGHLEEYDVKILANLAGELRRSLISLV; encoded by the coding sequence GTGGAGATTCCTAAATTCTTAGAGGAGGTTTTGGTGAAGAAGGCAGGGGATAGGGACCCCCTTGCGTATTTATTGGAACTCCTAGAAAAAGAGCTAGATCCCAACGACAGATATGAGGTGTACGTCAAATCGTCGGAGTGGTTCTGGGAGGAGGGCCTTGAGTTGATGAAGAGGGGAGATTTGAGACAGGCTGGGGAAAAGATTTGGAACTCCGTGGTGCAAGCCGTCAAGGCGGTGGCCGAGAGGAGAGGCTGGCGCCACGACAGCCACAGACTCGTATGGGCGGCCGTGCGGCGTATTTCGCAGGAGCGGGGGGACCCTGCCTACGTGGAGAGGTTCGCCGCCGTGGAGCAACTACACGTGAACTTTTACGAGGGGCACCTCGAGGAGTACGACGTGAAGATACTGGCCAACCTGGCGGGGGAGTTGCGGCGGTCGCTTATCTCACTAGTCTGA
- a CDS encoding 5-formyltetrahydrofolate cyclo-ligase: protein MRDLSTIRRKQEIREAIWDLLERRGVAAFPKPVRGRIPNFVGADSACRVLRATPEWRSAKVVKINPDSPQRPCREAALAEGKTLIMPTPRIKEGFLLLKGVPRGAVREASTISGAFRWGVKVDPRAMPEIDLVVIGSVAVSPRDGARLGKSHGYAELEWGIARALGKVSDTTPVATTVHELQLVDEIPQEPFDLPVDIIATPSSLLRPQQRRPKPSGILWEYVTEELLSEVPLLSLLRSP from the coding sequence GTGCGGGATCTCTCCACGATTAGAAGGAAACAAGAGATCAGAGAGGCCATATGGGACCTTTTGGAGCGCCGCGGCGTGGCGGCGTTCCCCAAGCCCGTGCGAGGCAGGATACCAAACTTCGTCGGGGCCGACTCGGCCTGTAGGGTTTTGAGGGCGACGCCGGAGTGGAGATCCGCCAAGGTCGTGAAGATAAATCCCGATAGCCCTCAGCGGCCTTGCCGCGAGGCGGCGCTCGCGGAGGGCAAGACCTTAATCATGCCAACGCCGAGGATAAAAGAGGGCTTCCTCCTGCTTAAAGGCGTCCCGCGCGGCGCTGTCCGCGAGGCCTCTACTATCTCGGGCGCATTTAGATGGGGCGTTAAGGTGGACCCCAGAGCCATGCCGGAAATAGACCTAGTGGTGATAGGGTCGGTAGCCGTAAGCCCGAGGGACGGAGCCCGGCTGGGGAAGAGCCACGGCTACGCCGAGCTCGAATGGGGCATCGCGAGGGCCTTGGGGAAGGTCTCCGACACGACGCCCGTGGCCACCACAGTACACGAGCTACAATTGGTGGACGAAATACCCCAAGAGCCCTTCGACCTGCCCGTAGACATAATAGCGACTCCCTCCTCGCTCTTGAGGCCACAACAGAGGAGGCCAAAGCCCTCTGGGATATTGTGGGAATACGTCACCGAGGAGCTCCTCTCGGAGGTCCCCCTGCTTTCTCTCCTCAGAAGCCCTTGA